The following proteins are co-located in the Enoplosus armatus isolate fEnoArm2 chromosome 8, fEnoArm2.hap1, whole genome shotgun sequence genome:
- the nkain5 gene encoding sodium/potassium-transporting ATPase subunit beta-1-interacting protein 3 → MGCCSARCMLILLCCLQLITALERQVFDFLGYQWAPIMINFFHIVVVILGLFGVIQYRSRYVIMYLLWTLLWVGWNVFVSCLYLDLGGLSKDSDILSLGVSSHSSWWKDNGPWCDNEGLPSAGWQNQQNPELTTVLSCWLEYQYIEILHCIVQLLISLPGFVYACYIVSTFSDEEDSFNFIGEFHHPSKLSQLIF, encoded by the exons ATGGGGTGCTGCTCGGCACGATGCATGCTGATCCTCCTGTGTTGTCTGCAGTTG ATCACTGCGCTGGAGAGGCAGGTGTTTGACTTCCTCGGCTACCAGTGGGCTCCCATCATGATCAACTTCTTTCACATCGTCGTGGTCATCCTGGGCCTGTTTGGTGTCATCCAGTACAGATCACGCTACGTTATTATG TACCTGCTGTGGACGCTGCTGTGGGTCGGCTGGAATGTCTTTGTTAGCTGTCTCTACTTGGATCTGGGAGGGCTTTCAAAG gacagCGACATACTCTCCCTGGGAGTGTCGTCGCACAGCTCGTGGTGGAAGGACAACGGGCCGTGGTGTGACAACGAGGGTCTTCCCTCCGCTGGGTGGCAGAACCAGCAGAACCCGGAGCTGACCACAGTTCTGAGCTGCTGGCTGGAATACCAGTACATAGAAATCCTGCACTGCATCGTGCAGCTCCTCATATCT CTCCCGGGATTTGTTTATGCCTGCTACATCGTCAGCACTTTCTCAGATGAGGAAGACAGCT TTAATTTCATTGGTGAATTTCATCATCCATCCAAACTCTCTCAGTTGATCTTCTAG
- the LOC139288660 gene encoding YTH domain-containing family protein 1-like isoform X2, producing MMSAASIDPQTSKGQDASKVQNGSLHQKDTVHDNDFEPYLTNQSNQNNSYQSMTDPYMSSYYAPSIGFPYPLSEAPWSTGGDPPIPYLTPYAPLSNGDHHFMHDTVFGQPGGLSSSIYPHRFNFFPENPAFSAWGTSGSQGQQTQSSAYGGSYSYPPSSLGGTLVPDGQTGFHSDTLSKAPGMNSLEQGMLGLKIGGDVTGSGSGVKSAGSVIGGGGSVAAAVATGNGGTPIGMPPPKPTSWAAIASKPAKLQQQKTKIKPGTPIAGGAMPPPPIKHNMDIDTWDNKGTVTKMAPPLPAHHHHHHHHQHQHQQHHQQHQPQLHSHAPSLLPPLQQSLQSAQSLVQQMTMQGPPHPHPQSYQNHNSAPTPQTRWVAPRNRNLCYGGGSLDSSGSSNGGGVGNGGGGCGGVPPEPGSESHPVLEKLRAAHSYNPKEFDWNLKNGRVFIIKSYSEDDIHRSIKYSIWCSTEHGNKRLDSAFRAMNAKGPVYLLFSVNGSGHFCGVAEMRSPVDYGTSAGVWAQDKWKGKFDVNWLFVKDVPNSQLRHIRLENNDNKPVTNSRDTQEVPLEKAKQVLKIIAQYKHTTSIFDDFSHYEKKQEEEEVVKKSYEPASIQSRSRIDQDRQK from the exons ATGATGTCTGCCGCTAGTATTGACCCTCAG ACATCGAAAGGACAAGATGCAAGCAAAG TGCAGAATGGCTCCCTCCACCAGAAGGATACAGTCCATGACAATGACTTTGAGCCTTATCTTACCAACCAGTCTAATCAG AATAACAGCTATCAATCCATGACAGACCCCTACATGTCCAGCTACTATGCCCCCTCCATTGGATTTCCTTACCCTCTCAGTGAGGCTCCTTGGTCTACAGGAGGTGACCCTCCAATTCCCTACCTGACACCCTATGCCCCCCTCAGCAATGGGGACCATCACTTCATGCACGACACAGTGTTTGGGCAGCCGGGGgggctcagcagcagcatctatcCTCACAGGTTTAACTTTTTCCCAGAGAACCCGGCCTTCTCAGCCTGGGGCACCAGTGGGTCTCAGGGCCAGCAGACTCAGAGCTCAGCCTACGGGGGCAGCTACAGCTACCCACCCAGCTCTCTAGGAGGCACCTTAGTCCCTGATGGCCAGACTGGTTTCCATAGTGACACCCTGAGCAAGGCTCCAGGTATGAACAGCCTAGAGCAGGGCATGCTGGGCCTAAAAATAGGTGGGGATGTGACAGGAAGTGGCTCCGGTGTGAAGAGTGCAGGCTCTGTGATCGGTGGCGGTGGCAGCGTAGCTGCAGCTGTTGCCACGGGCAACGGCGGCACACCAATTGGAATGCCCCCTCCGAAACCTACATCGTGGGCTGCTATTGCTAGTAAACCTGCCAAGCTGCAGCAACAAAAGACCAAGATCAAACCTGGTACACCAATAGCTGGAGGAGCCATGCCTCCACCCCCcattaaacacaacatggacattGATACGTGGGATAACAAAGGGACGGTTACCAAGATGGCCCCTCCTTTGCCGgcccatcaccaccaccaccaccatcaccaacaccaacaccaacagcaCCACCAACAGCACCAGCCCCAGCTTCACTCCCATGCTCCCAGTCTCCTACCCCCCCTTCAACAGTCCCTACAGTCTGCCCAGTCCCTCGTGCAGCAGATGACCATGCAGGGTCCTCCACATCCTCATCCACAGTCCTACCAGAACCACAACTCCGCTCCAACGCCTCAGACCCGGTGGGTAGCCCCACGCAACCGCAACTTGTGCTATGGTGGTGGAAGCTTGGACAGCAGCGGCTCCTCTAACGGTGGCGGTGTCGGTAACGGAGGTGGAGGGTGCGGGGGTGTGCCTCCAGAGCCGGGATCAGAGTCCCACCCTGTGCTGGAGAAGCTGCGAGCGGCCCACAGCTACAACCCCAAGGAGTTTGACTGGAACCTGAAAAACGGCCGCGTGTTCATCATCAAGAGCTACTCCGAGGACGACATCCACCGCTCCATCAAGTACTCCATCTGGTGCAGCACGGAGCACGGCAACAAACGTTTGGACTCAGCCTTCAGAGCTATGAACGCTAAAGGTCCCGTCTACTTGTTGTTCAGTGTCAACGGCAGCGGCCATTTCTGCGGCGTGGCCGAAATGCGCTCCCCTGTGGACTACGGCACCAGCGCCGGCGTTTGGGCGCAGGACAAGTGGAAGGGCAAGTTTGATGTGAACTGGTTGTTTGTTAAGGACGTGCCAAATAGCCAGCTGCGCCACATCCGCCTGGAGAACAATGACAACAAGCCAGTCACCAACTCACGTGACACTCAAGAGGTTCCTCTGGAAAAGGCAAAGCAGGTGCTCAAGATCATCGCCCAGTACAAACACACCACCTCCATCTTTGATGACTTTTCCCACTAtgagaagaagcaggaggaggaggaggtggtgaaaaAG AGCTATGAGCCTGCGTCAATACAGAGCCGATCCCGAATTGATCAG GATCGTCAGAAGTAA
- the LOC139288660 gene encoding YTH domain-containing family protein 1-like isoform X1 — protein MMSAASIDPQTSKGQDASKAFPVSVQNGSLHQKDTVHDNDFEPYLTNQSNQNNSYQSMTDPYMSSYYAPSIGFPYPLSEAPWSTGGDPPIPYLTPYAPLSNGDHHFMHDTVFGQPGGLSSSIYPHRFNFFPENPAFSAWGTSGSQGQQTQSSAYGGSYSYPPSSLGGTLVPDGQTGFHSDTLSKAPGMNSLEQGMLGLKIGGDVTGSGSGVKSAGSVIGGGGSVAAAVATGNGGTPIGMPPPKPTSWAAIASKPAKLQQQKTKIKPGTPIAGGAMPPPPIKHNMDIDTWDNKGTVTKMAPPLPAHHHHHHHHQHQHQQHHQQHQPQLHSHAPSLLPPLQQSLQSAQSLVQQMTMQGPPHPHPQSYQNHNSAPTPQTRWVAPRNRNLCYGGGSLDSSGSSNGGGVGNGGGGCGGVPPEPGSESHPVLEKLRAAHSYNPKEFDWNLKNGRVFIIKSYSEDDIHRSIKYSIWCSTEHGNKRLDSAFRAMNAKGPVYLLFSVNGSGHFCGVAEMRSPVDYGTSAGVWAQDKWKGKFDVNWLFVKDVPNSQLRHIRLENNDNKPVTNSRDTQEVPLEKAKQVLKIIAQYKHTTSIFDDFSHYEKKQEEEEVVKKSYEPASIQSRSRIDQDRQK, from the exons ATGATGTCTGCCGCTAGTATTGACCCTCAG ACATCGAAAGGACAAGATGCAAGCAAAG CCTTTCCAGTTTCAGTGCAGAATGGCTCCCTCCACCAGAAGGATACAGTCCATGACAATGACTTTGAGCCTTATCTTACCAACCAGTCTAATCAG AATAACAGCTATCAATCCATGACAGACCCCTACATGTCCAGCTACTATGCCCCCTCCATTGGATTTCCTTACCCTCTCAGTGAGGCTCCTTGGTCTACAGGAGGTGACCCTCCAATTCCCTACCTGACACCCTATGCCCCCCTCAGCAATGGGGACCATCACTTCATGCACGACACAGTGTTTGGGCAGCCGGGGgggctcagcagcagcatctatcCTCACAGGTTTAACTTTTTCCCAGAGAACCCGGCCTTCTCAGCCTGGGGCACCAGTGGGTCTCAGGGCCAGCAGACTCAGAGCTCAGCCTACGGGGGCAGCTACAGCTACCCACCCAGCTCTCTAGGAGGCACCTTAGTCCCTGATGGCCAGACTGGTTTCCATAGTGACACCCTGAGCAAGGCTCCAGGTATGAACAGCCTAGAGCAGGGCATGCTGGGCCTAAAAATAGGTGGGGATGTGACAGGAAGTGGCTCCGGTGTGAAGAGTGCAGGCTCTGTGATCGGTGGCGGTGGCAGCGTAGCTGCAGCTGTTGCCACGGGCAACGGCGGCACACCAATTGGAATGCCCCCTCCGAAACCTACATCGTGGGCTGCTATTGCTAGTAAACCTGCCAAGCTGCAGCAACAAAAGACCAAGATCAAACCTGGTACACCAATAGCTGGAGGAGCCATGCCTCCACCCCCcattaaacacaacatggacattGATACGTGGGATAACAAAGGGACGGTTACCAAGATGGCCCCTCCTTTGCCGgcccatcaccaccaccaccaccatcaccaacaccaacaccaacagcaCCACCAACAGCACCAGCCCCAGCTTCACTCCCATGCTCCCAGTCTCCTACCCCCCCTTCAACAGTCCCTACAGTCTGCCCAGTCCCTCGTGCAGCAGATGACCATGCAGGGTCCTCCACATCCTCATCCACAGTCCTACCAGAACCACAACTCCGCTCCAACGCCTCAGACCCGGTGGGTAGCCCCACGCAACCGCAACTTGTGCTATGGTGGTGGAAGCTTGGACAGCAGCGGCTCCTCTAACGGTGGCGGTGTCGGTAACGGAGGTGGAGGGTGCGGGGGTGTGCCTCCAGAGCCGGGATCAGAGTCCCACCCTGTGCTGGAGAAGCTGCGAGCGGCCCACAGCTACAACCCCAAGGAGTTTGACTGGAACCTGAAAAACGGCCGCGTGTTCATCATCAAGAGCTACTCCGAGGACGACATCCACCGCTCCATCAAGTACTCCATCTGGTGCAGCACGGAGCACGGCAACAAACGTTTGGACTCAGCCTTCAGAGCTATGAACGCTAAAGGTCCCGTCTACTTGTTGTTCAGTGTCAACGGCAGCGGCCATTTCTGCGGCGTGGCCGAAATGCGCTCCCCTGTGGACTACGGCACCAGCGCCGGCGTTTGGGCGCAGGACAAGTGGAAGGGCAAGTTTGATGTGAACTGGTTGTTTGTTAAGGACGTGCCAAATAGCCAGCTGCGCCACATCCGCCTGGAGAACAATGACAACAAGCCAGTCACCAACTCACGTGACACTCAAGAGGTTCCTCTGGAAAAGGCAAAGCAGGTGCTCAAGATCATCGCCCAGTACAAACACACCACCTCCATCTTTGATGACTTTTCCCACTAtgagaagaagcaggaggaggaggaggtggtgaaaaAG AGCTATGAGCCTGCGTCAATACAGAGCCGATCCCGAATTGATCAG GATCGTCAGAAGTAA